Proteins co-encoded in one Halorussus lipolyticus genomic window:
- a CDS encoding V-type ATP synthase subunit C, translating to MSVKETDGTSNYEYVTARVQARRAALFDDEDYRKLVRMGPSEIARYMEETEYEEEINALGSRYDGVDLIEHALNRNLAKHFNDLLRWADGRLYEFIARYLRKFDAWNIKTVIRGVYSDSESEAVEEDLIYAGEFDRQFLDRLVEAGSIEEVVEMLDRTRYGEALAEAYGTYDETGVLIPLENAVDRTYYEGLIGGVTETDNRATQLYVEFLQAEIDFRNARNALRIARSGADIDPTDYFIEGGELFRASELSQISNSVDELVTFIRDSTYGEDLSEALDELERADSLIGFEHALDAALLEYSDHLSHVFPLSICPVLAYVLAKEREVDNIRAIARGREAGLSEEEIENELVML from the coding sequence ATGAGCGTGAAAGAGACGGACGGAACCTCGAACTACGAGTACGTCACCGCGCGGGTCCAAGCCCGGCGGGCGGCGCTGTTCGACGACGAGGACTACCGGAAACTGGTCCGGATGGGTCCCAGCGAGATTGCCCGCTACATGGAGGAGACCGAGTACGAGGAGGAAATCAACGCGCTCGGCTCCCGGTACGACGGCGTGGACCTCATCGAACACGCCCTGAACCGCAATCTCGCCAAGCACTTCAACGACCTCCTCCGGTGGGCCGACGGTCGGCTCTACGAGTTCATCGCTCGGTACCTCCGGAAGTTCGACGCGTGGAACATCAAGACCGTCATCCGCGGCGTCTACTCGGATTCCGAGAGCGAGGCCGTCGAGGAGGACCTCATCTACGCCGGTGAGTTCGACCGGCAGTTCCTCGACCGGTTGGTCGAAGCCGGTTCCATCGAGGAGGTCGTCGAGATGCTCGACCGCACGCGCTACGGCGAAGCGCTCGCCGAGGCCTACGGTACCTACGACGAGACCGGTGTGCTGATTCCGCTCGAAAACGCGGTTGACCGCACGTACTACGAGGGTCTCATCGGCGGCGTCACCGAGACGGACAACCGAGCGACCCAGCTGTACGTCGAGTTCCTGCAGGCGGAAATCGACTTCCGGAATGCGCGCAACGCGCTCCGAATCGCTCGGTCCGGTGCGGACATCGACCCGACCGATTACTTCATCGAGGGCGGCGAGTTGTTCCGCGCGTCGGAACTGTCCCAGATTTCGAACAGCGTGGACGAACTCGTCACGTTCATCCGCGACAGCACCTACGGCGAGGACCTCTCGGAGGCCCTCGACGAGTTGGAGCGTGCCGACAGCCTCATCGGTTTCGAGCATGCACTCGACGCCGCACTCCTCGAGTACTCCGACCACCTCTCGCACGTCTTCCCGCTGTCGATTTGCCCGGTGTTGGCCTACGTGCTGGCGAAGGAGCGCGAAGTTGACAACATCCGCGCAATCGCTCGCGGCCGCGAGGCCGGTCTGAGCGAGGAGGAAATCGAGAACGAACTGGTGATGCTATGA
- a CDS encoding V-type ATP synthase subunit F, translated as MSQEIAVVGSPEFTTGFRLAGVRKFENVPDDEKETELDDAVSRVLEDDNVGIVVMHDEDLDYLSRQVRQEVETSVEPTMVSIGGGAGSGGLREKIKRAIGIDLMDEDEQGDNV; from the coding sequence ATGAGTCAGGAAATCGCTGTCGTCGGCAGTCCGGAGTTCACCACCGGGTTCCGCCTCGCGGGCGTTCGGAAGTTCGAGAACGTCCCCGACGACGAGAAGGAGACGGAACTCGACGACGCGGTGTCTCGCGTTCTCGAAGACGACAACGTCGGCATCGTCGTGATGCACGACGAGGACCTCGACTACCTGTCCCGGCAGGTCCGACAGGAGGTCGAGACGAGCGTCGAACCGACGATGGTCTCCATCGGCGGCGGCGCGGGAAGCGGCGGACTGCGCGAGAAAATCAAGCGTGCAATCGGTATCGACCTTATGGACGAAGACGAACAAGGTGACAACGTATGA
- a CDS encoding V-type ATP synthase subunit E → MSLDTVVEDIRNEARERAKEIRSEGDERADEIVSEAESDADEILAEQERETEQTIAQEREQKLSSAKLEAKQKRLEARRDVLQDVRASVEEQIAGLEGDDREELTRELLDAASEEFDDGDTVRVYGKPEDDELLTDIVADYDGYEYAGEYDCLGGVVVESEQSRLRVNNTFDSVLEDVWEDNLQDISKRLFEQ, encoded by the coding sequence ATGAGTCTGGACACGGTAGTTGAGGATATTCGAAACGAAGCCCGCGAGCGCGCGAAGGAAATTCGTTCGGAGGGCGATGAGCGCGCAGACGAAATCGTCTCCGAGGCCGAGAGCGACGCCGACGAGATTCTCGCGGAGCAAGAACGGGAAACCGAGCAGACAATCGCCCAAGAGCGCGAGCAGAAGCTCTCCAGCGCCAAGCTGGAAGCCAAGCAGAAGCGCCTCGAAGCCCGACGCGACGTCCTACAGGACGTTCGGGCCTCGGTCGAGGAGCAAATCGCCGGTCTGGAAGGCGACGACCGCGAGGAGCTGACCCGCGAACTGCTCGACGCCGCCAGCGAGGAGTTCGACGACGGCGACACCGTCCGCGTTTACGGCAAGCCCGAAGACGACGAACTGCTCACCGACATCGTGGCGGACTACGACGGCTACGAGTACGCCGGCGAGTACGACTGTCTCGGCGGCGTCGTCGTCGAGAGCGAGCAGTCCCGCCTGCGGGTGAACAACACGTTCGACTCCGTGCTGGAGGACGTCTGGGAGGACAACCTTCAGGACATCAGTAAACGCCTCTTCGAGCAATGA